From a single Lactococcus carnosus genomic region:
- a CDS encoding glycoside hydrolase family 32 protein has product MTNKVALANQFIAEHVTEVVQDYRHHFHLMAPIGWINDPNGFIYFQGAYHLFYQHYPYDSKWGPMHWGHAKSVDLIHWEHLPVALAPDQDYDADGCYSGSAIERDGKLYLIYTGHVEHDGVRREVQCLAVSEDGIHFEKNAANPIIGDEQLLGIDADIADFRDPKVFARDDSYYCVVASKTSTDLGQILLFKSDDLLTWSFFSVLLTGEPKHGTMWECPDLFHLDGKDVLIMSPIGMPAADYAFENSNSTVAFIGQVDWQTGTFKVDNYHEIDGGMDFYAPQTCLGPNGERIMVAWMQMWQRTLPTDDQKHLWAGAMTLARRLSIENLTLRQVPVLGQLSPVTQKLAIPENHRETVILDQLFTDSCYLKFDLDLSKSSQVDIELAKSASSAIRLKVDVEKQGITLDREGFGIALTGQEAAPLNSRQVPLVLDKSKKLTIEVVRDTSSIEVFTDSGQALTATFYETDKSQVIGLSSAGELTGELIYSVIS; this is encoded by the coding sequence ATGACAAATAAAGTTGCGTTGGCGAATCAGTTTATTGCTGAACATGTCACAGAAGTTGTACAAGATTATCGGCATCACTTTCACTTAATGGCGCCTATTGGCTGGATAAATGATCCAAATGGCTTTATTTATTTCCAAGGCGCCTATCATCTGTTTTATCAACACTATCCCTATGATAGTAAGTGGGGACCGATGCACTGGGGGCATGCTAAGTCGGTTGACTTAATCCATTGGGAACATCTGCCTGTTGCATTAGCACCTGATCAAGACTATGATGCAGATGGCTGTTATTCGGGGAGTGCTATCGAGCGAGATGGCAAACTTTACCTGATCTATACAGGTCATGTCGAGCACGATGGTGTCAGACGAGAGGTGCAGTGTTTGGCTGTATCTGAGGATGGCATTCACTTTGAAAAAAATGCGGCTAATCCGATTATAGGAGATGAGCAGCTGCTAGGCATCGATGCCGATATTGCTGATTTTCGGGATCCAAAAGTCTTTGCGCGTGACGACAGTTACTACTGTGTCGTCGCCTCTAAAACATCAACTGACCTTGGACAGATTTTACTGTTTAAATCAGACGATTTACTGACCTGGTCATTTTTCTCAGTCCTATTGACGGGTGAGCCAAAACATGGCACCATGTGGGAATGTCCCGATCTCTTCCACCTGGATGGGAAAGACGTCTTAATCATGTCTCCAATCGGTATGCCAGCTGCTGACTATGCTTTTGAAAATAGCAACTCTACTGTTGCTTTTATCGGACAAGTCGACTGGCAAACAGGGACATTTAAGGTAGATAACTATCATGAGATTGATGGTGGTATGGATTTCTATGCACCACAGACCTGTCTGGGACCGAATGGCGAACGCATCATGGTAGCTTGGATGCAGATGTGGCAACGCACCCTACCGACAGATGATCAAAAACACCTATGGGCTGGTGCCATGACCCTAGCAAGACGCTTAAGCATAGAAAACTTAACCCTACGACAAGTACCTGTTTTAGGCCAGTTAAGTCCTGTCACACAAAAACTAGCGATTCCTGAAAATCATCGAGAAACTGTAATTTTGGACCAGCTCTTTACAGATAGTTGCTATCTAAAGTTTGACTTAGATTTATCTAAGTCAAGTCAAGTTGACATTGAGCTCGCCAAGTCGGCGTCATCAGCAATTCGCCTTAAAGTTGACGTGGAGAAGCAGGGAATCACCTTAGATAGAGAAGGTTTTGGTATTGCGTTAACTGGACAGGAGGCAGCTCCCCTAAATAGTCGGCAAGTGCCACTAGTGTTAGATAAGTCAAAAAAACTGACCATCGAAGTCGTCAGGGACACCTCCTCCATAGAGGTATTTACAGATAGCGGTCAGGCTTTAACAGCCACATTTTACGAAACAGATAAAAGTCAGGTGATTGGCCTATCATCTGCGGGTGAATTAACAGGTGAGTTGATTTATTCAGTCATTTCTTGA
- a CDS encoding pentapeptide repeat-containing protein, with the protein MALNNLLQQSFKDIQDNEIYQTELIDEVINVTENLYFSQSKFNKISFEHTELGELEFTKCVFIGCDWSNLDLSKARFYDCEFTQCKFFGTNFIGAYFKTTQFNHANLNYANFSDSTLKQVTFENCELIESLFQTCTFSKIELRHTNINLANFWGTNLKGIDFSNTEFDAIEVTLDQLNGIKINASQAGVFARLLGIKII; encoded by the coding sequence ATGGCATTGAATAATTTACTACAACAGAGTTTTAAAGATATTCAAGATAATGAGATTTATCAAACTGAATTAATTGATGAAGTTATCAACGTCACAGAAAATCTGTATTTCAGTCAATCAAAGTTTAATAAAATAAGTTTTGAGCATACAGAATTGGGCGAACTAGAATTTACAAAGTGTGTATTTATAGGATGTGATTGGTCTAACCTTGACTTATCCAAGGCAAGGTTTTATGACTGTGAATTTACACAGTGTAAGTTTTTTGGAACAAATTTTATTGGCGCTTACTTTAAAACAACGCAATTTAATCATGCTAATTTGAACTACGCAAATTTTTCTGATAGTACTTTAAAACAAGTCACTTTTGAAAATTGTGAATTAATAGAGAGTCTCTTTCAAACCTGTACATTCTCTAAAATTGAGTTGAGGCATACAAATATTAATTTAGCCAACTTTTGGGGGACTAATCTTAAAGGTATAGATTTTTCAAATACTGAATTTGATGCCATTGAGGTTACTTTAGACCAACTCAATGGCATTAAGATAAATGCTTCACAAGCAGGGGTTTTTGCTAGGTTACTAGGTATCAAAATCATTTGA
- a CDS encoding carbohydrate ABC transporter permease, translated as MKKILKKLKAITILEYLLLLLLAALFIFPMLWMVVSSMKPEANVFKDLTSFRAFLPSMNPANWFKTYAEVIKRFSVGTYLLNSIFYGLSFSFCSILINALAGFAFAKINFSGKKLIFGLMLGLLIVPVETVLIPQFTIMNGLGLVNTRLAVILPGIASVFNIYLFRNFFIAIPEEIIESARIDGASIVKIFFSIMLPMSKPAIATVGVLSFIGSWNDYIWPLMVLTDKSKFSMQVAITTINSTQPVYINQVMAVLTMSTIPLIIIYVVAQKYILEGLGGSGTGIK; from the coding sequence ATGAAAAAAATACTTAAAAAACTAAAAGCAATCACAATTCTTGAGTATCTCTTACTCTTACTTCTAGCAGCCCTCTTTATTTTCCCGATGTTATGGATGGTTGTTTCATCTATGAAACCAGAAGCGAATGTTTTTAAAGACCTAACAAGCTTTCGCGCTTTCTTGCCAAGTATGAATCCAGCCAACTGGTTTAAAACCTATGCAGAGGTCATCAAACGCTTTAGTGTTGGGACTTATCTACTTAATAGTATCTTCTATGGTCTAAGCTTTTCCTTTTGTTCTATCTTGATTAATGCCTTGGCTGGTTTTGCCTTTGCAAAGATTAATTTCTCAGGTAAAAAACTCATCTTCGGCTTGATGCTAGGGCTCCTAATCGTGCCTGTAGAGACAGTCTTAATCCCGCAATTTACAATCATGAATGGACTAGGGCTAGTGAATACACGACTGGCAGTTATCCTACCCGGAATCGCAAGTGTCTTTAATATTTACCTGTTTAGGAATTTCTTTATCGCCATCCCTGAAGAAATTATCGAGTCTGCAAGAATTGATGGGGCAAGTATTGTCAAAATTTTCTTTAGCATCATGTTACCCATGTCCAAACCTGCGATTGCGACAGTCGGCGTGCTGTCATTTATAGGCAGTTGGAATGACTACATCTGGCCGTTAATGGTCTTGACAGACAAAAGTAAATTTTCGATGCAAGTGGCGATTACGACCATCAATTCGACACAACCTGTTTACATTAATCAGGTGATGGCTGTCTTGACCATGTCAACAATTCCACTCATTATCATCTATGTTGTGGCGCAAAAATATATCTTAGAAGGCCTTGGTGGGTCAGGCACAGGCATCAAATAA
- a CDS encoding endonuclease MutS2 yields MNNKILVTLEFDQIKAQVSQSLSTSQGQAEMQDLAPITDRDRIQKWFAELVEFGNIVQENGPVPLANTADLTEILRRIELDASLASQEFAKIKKVLRLVNETRRFFEHAVNVSFPVLSQTLDKFVDVGYLLGLLQIIDSAGALADTASSHLFSLRQTIKKSDSDVKKILAEILSKSQDHLTENIITIRQGRPVLAVRSDSKNKIPGVVHDMSASGQTFYIEPNRVVTLNNDIAQKRIEEKNEVSRILRELAEAIKPHTPDIRQNTWLIGQIDLINAKYRYQLANKATIPTISDHKAIKLYDARHPLIDPKTVVANDLFFDQTLETIVITGPNTGGKTITLKTLGVAQLMAQSGLPILADHGSQVGIFTEIFADIGDEQSIAQSLSTFSSHMTNIVKILGQVDHKSLVLFDELGAGTDPKEGAALAISILDFLKARHAKTLATTHYPELKAYGVETEGVENASMAFDLDNFKPTYRLVQGVPGRSNALEISRRLGLDSSILAEAAGFLTEDEHDVNVMIASLEQKNQDLTTSVANIRILEKENKLLHQDLSKSVESFKRDREKALNEARQEAQDIVKVAIDEADTILKNLQDKSLLKPHEIIEAKHQLGELAPELVDLSKNKVLKKAKAKRGLKPGVEVLVLSYNQRGNLIRLAKDGRWEVQMGLITTKLSEDEFDPIESEEITKKVKTKAVKKTVTSHIQAQLDLRGTRFEEAQKQLDDYLDQALLANLHQITVVHGIGTGVIREMVREYLQRSRHVKSYTYAPQNAGGSGATIVTLK; encoded by the coding sequence ATGAACAATAAAATTTTAGTTACTCTAGAGTTTGATCAGATTAAAGCACAAGTTAGTCAATCACTCTCTACCTCTCAGGGACAAGCAGAAATGCAAGACTTGGCCCCTATTACTGACCGAGATCGTATCCAAAAATGGTTTGCCGAATTAGTAGAATTTGGTAATATCGTCCAAGAAAATGGTCCGGTACCACTAGCTAATACAGCAGACTTGACGGAAATCTTGCGTCGTATCGAATTAGATGCGAGCTTGGCGAGTCAAGAATTTGCAAAAATAAAAAAAGTTCTGCGTTTGGTAAATGAAACGCGGCGTTTTTTTGAACACGCAGTAAATGTTAGCTTTCCCGTTTTATCACAAACACTCGACAAATTTGTCGATGTGGGGTATTTGCTAGGCCTACTGCAAATCATCGATTCAGCTGGTGCACTTGCGGATACCGCCTCAAGTCATTTGTTTAGTCTGCGTCAGACAATCAAAAAAAGTGACAGTGATGTCAAAAAAATATTGGCTGAAATCTTATCAAAATCTCAGGATCATTTGACCGAAAATATTATTACCATCCGTCAAGGACGGCCAGTGCTTGCGGTCAGAAGTGATAGCAAGAATAAAATACCTGGCGTCGTCCACGATATGAGTGCCTCAGGTCAGACCTTCTATATCGAGCCAAATCGAGTGGTGACACTAAACAATGATATCGCCCAAAAGAGGATAGAAGAAAAAAATGAAGTATCACGTATACTGCGAGAACTTGCGGAGGCCATAAAACCTCATACGCCAGATATTCGACAAAATACCTGGTTGATCGGACAAATCGATCTCATTAATGCAAAATATCGGTATCAGCTTGCTAATAAAGCCACGATACCGACTATCTCTGATCATAAAGCAATTAAGCTCTATGATGCTAGACACCCCTTAATCGATCCAAAAACAGTCGTTGCAAATGATCTTTTCTTTGATCAGACACTGGAAACGATCGTTATCACTGGGCCTAATACAGGTGGTAAAACGATTACCTTAAAAACACTTGGTGTGGCACAGCTGATGGCACAATCAGGTCTACCTATCCTAGCTGATCATGGTAGTCAGGTCGGCATCTTTACAGAGATTTTTGCTGACATAGGTGATGAACAATCCATCGCCCAAAGTCTATCGACCTTTTCTAGTCATATGACCAATATCGTTAAGATATTAGGACAAGTTGACCACAAAAGTCTTGTTTTATTTGATGAGTTGGGTGCGGGTACTGACCCTAAAGAAGGGGCAGCCCTTGCGATTTCGATCCTCGACTTTCTAAAAGCTAGGCATGCTAAAACACTTGCGACAACGCATTATCCTGAGCTAAAAGCGTATGGCGTTGAGACAGAAGGTGTCGAGAATGCCTCTATGGCCTTTGACTTGGATAATTTCAAACCGACTTATCGCTTGGTACAAGGGGTACCGGGACGCTCAAACGCCTTAGAAATTTCAAGACGTTTAGGATTGGACAGCTCGATATTAGCTGAAGCTGCAGGCTTTCTGACAGAAGATGAACATGATGTGAACGTCATGATTGCCTCATTAGAGCAAAAAAATCAAGATTTAACAACATCAGTTGCGAACATCAGAATACTTGAAAAAGAAAATAAGCTCTTGCACCAAGACTTGAGCAAGTCAGTTGAGAGCTTTAAACGTGACCGTGAAAAAGCCTTAAACGAAGCACGACAAGAAGCACAAGATATCGTCAAAGTTGCGATTGATGAAGCCGATACGATTCTCAAGAATCTACAAGACAAGTCTTTATTGAAACCACACGAAATCATAGAAGCAAAACATCAGCTAGGTGAGCTAGCTCCTGAACTTGTTGATTTATCTAAGAATAAAGTCCTTAAAAAAGCCAAAGCAAAACGTGGCCTTAAGCCAGGCGTGGAAGTCCTTGTCCTATCCTATAATCAGCGTGGTAATCTCATCAGACTGGCTAAAGATGGGCGCTGGGAAGTCCAGATGGGCTTGATCACCACAAAACTATCAGAAGACGAGTTTGACCCGATAGAGAGTGAAGAGATCACTAAAAAAGTCAAGACCAAAGCCGTTAAAAAAACAGTGACTTCTCATATCCAAGCCCAGTTAGATTTACGTGGGACACGATTTGAAGAAGCCCAAAAGCAATTAGACGACTATCTAGACCAAGCCTTACTCGCTAATCTGCACCAGATTACCGTCGTTCATGGTATCGGTACAGGTGTTATACGTGAGATGGTCCGAGAGTACCTCCAGCGTTCTAGACACGTCAAGTCCTACACCTATGCACCGCAAAATGCAGGCGGTAGCGGAGCGACGATCGTGACCTTGAAGTAG
- a CDS encoding carbohydrate ABC transporter permease: protein MNKKPTLKDNLIGYGFMSPALVLLGVFLVIPVFMVVYYSFTDYYLLTPDQRQFVGLANFIQLVKDPIFIKSIFNTLKFVVWIIPVQLGAALGLALIVNKARKGNLLFKVAFFAPVVMSLVVISILWLYLLNPNDGLINTILTKVGISAQPFLTSPKQAMYTIVFVSAWQGAGYQMLLLLGGMQNIPQDVYEAAEIDGFSKFQQFIYITMPLLKPTALFVLLTTLISAFKLIVQPMVMTQGGPMNSTMTMVYYIYQSGFTDRMVGYSSAIALIFTTMIGMISIGQRKLMKED, encoded by the coding sequence ATGAACAAAAAACCGACATTAAAAGATAATTTGATCGGGTACGGCTTTATGTCACCAGCCTTGGTATTACTAGGTGTTTTTCTGGTCATTCCCGTATTCATGGTTGTCTACTATTCATTTACTGACTACTATTTGCTAACACCCGATCAACGACAGTTTGTCGGATTAGCAAACTTCATCCAACTCGTTAAAGATCCGATTTTTATCAAATCAATCTTTAATACCTTAAAATTTGTGGTCTGGATCATTCCAGTTCAACTTGGTGCAGCGCTCGGCTTAGCATTAATCGTCAATAAAGCCCGAAAAGGGAATCTCTTGTTTAAAGTTGCTTTCTTTGCGCCAGTTGTCATGTCCTTGGTCGTGATTTCGATTCTTTGGCTCTATCTGCTCAATCCAAATGATGGCTTGATTAATACAATCTTGACCAAGGTCGGAATCAGCGCACAACCCTTTTTGACAAGTCCAAAGCAAGCCATGTATACGATCGTCTTCGTTTCAGCATGGCAGGGTGCTGGCTACCAGATGTTGCTCCTACTTGGTGGGATGCAAAATATCCCGCAAGATGTCTATGAGGCAGCTGAAATAGATGGCTTTAGTAAGTTTCAACAATTCATCTATATTACCATGCCCTTGTTGAAACCGACAGCCTTGTTTGTTCTCTTAACAACCCTTATATCGGCCTTTAAACTGATAGTTCAGCCGATGGTCATGACACAAGGGGGACCGATGAATTCGACCATGACCATGGTCTACTATATCTACCAATCAGGATTTACAGATAGAATGGTCGGCTATTCAAGTGCCATCGCCCTCATTTTCACAACGATGATCGGCATGATTTCAATCGGTCAACGCAAGCTGATGAAGGAGGATTAA
- a CDS encoding metallophosphoesterase family protein, with translation MKRKIALLSDIHGNFHALKSVVDDAEKQDVQEYWLLGDILLPGPGSKDLLELLYKLPITVQIKGNWDDCFLDVLDGAKIDDATDVYFTRLSQYLYQTLSKKDIAFLQNMPLRMKKNINGLNFSLTHNQIDKNWGGALHPTSEQINFDHLFDEDTDVAIYGHVHHQMMRYDTKGRVVINPGTVGQPFSFWDKFRTDDRAQYAILEIDEASRFDVHFRKVIYDRLSEIELAEQKKLPYFELYKELIETGKTHTHDLELLTSINEKYNYETDIKGFLAQLNL, from the coding sequence ATGAAAAGAAAAATAGCTCTACTATCTGATATTCATGGCAACTTTCATGCATTAAAATCAGTGGTTGATGACGCAGAAAAACAAGATGTCCAAGAATATTGGTTGTTGGGTGATATATTATTGCCCGGTCCAGGGAGTAAGGATCTGTTAGAGTTACTCTACAAATTGCCTATAACAGTACAAATAAAAGGCAATTGGGATGACTGTTTTTTAGATGTATTAGATGGTGCAAAAATTGATGATGCGACCGATGTTTATTTTACTAGACTGAGTCAATACTTGTATCAAACTTTATCCAAAAAGGATATCGCGTTTCTTCAGAATATGCCTTTAAGAATGAAAAAGAATATAAATGGACTAAATTTTTCCTTAACACATAATCAAATTGATAAAAATTGGGGAGGGGCCTTGCACCCTACTTCGGAACAAATAAACTTCGATCATCTTTTTGATGAAGACACCGATGTGGCGATTTATGGACATGTCCATCATCAAATGATGAGATATGATACGAAAGGTAGAGTAGTTATTAATCCCGGAACAGTAGGACAACCTTTTTCTTTTTGGGATAAGTTTAGAACAGATGATCGGGCACAATATGCTATTTTAGAAATCGATGAAGCTAGTAGGTTCGATGTACACTTTAGAAAAGTAATTTATGATAGGTTAAGTGAGATTGAACTAGCCGAACAAAAAAAGCTCCCTTATTTTGAACTCTACAAAGAACTGATAGAGACCGGAAAGACGCACACGCATGATTTAGAGTTGTTAACGTCAATTAACGAAAAATATAACTATGAAACTGATATTAAAGGGTTTTTAGCACAGCTTAATCTTTAA
- a CDS encoding CvpA family protein — protein sequence MIITLIILVLLVWAYFVGQSRGLALQLFYTFGSIIAIFIALANYKTLAEKITLWVPFASATVDSKLSFYPAKLLFEIDHVFYALVAFLIIYAVVYAGLRLIGIFLGALESMIIFGAIGNVIAGILSVCAVFFGLSLALMVLSTVPLALVQNQLYASGIARFMLEQTPIFSSWLQHTFITDITKINL from the coding sequence ATGATTATTACACTTATCATTTTAGTCCTTTTAGTTTGGGCATACTTTGTCGGCCAGTCACGTGGTCTTGCATTGCAACTCTTTTATACATTTGGCTCGATTATCGCTATTTTTATTGCACTTGCAAATTATAAAACACTTGCTGAAAAGATAACACTTTGGGTCCCTTTTGCCTCTGCAACAGTAGATAGTAAATTGTCTTTTTATCCGGCTAAATTACTTTTCGAAATTGATCACGTTTTCTACGCACTCGTCGCCTTTTTGATCATTTACGCTGTCGTCTATGCTGGCTTACGACTTATCGGTATCTTTTTAGGTGCCCTTGAAAGTATGATCATATTTGGCGCTATCGGTAACGTGATTGCCGGTATCTTATCAGTCTGTGCTGTCTTTTTTGGCTTATCACTTGCTCTGATGGTGCTGTCAACTGTCCCGCTTGCTTTGGTACAAAACCAGCTATACGCTAGTGGCATTGCACGCTTCATGCTAGAGCAAACACCTATTTTTTCTAGCTGGTTGCAACATACCTTTATCACAGACATTACAAAAATTAACCTATAG